A single genomic interval of Dyella sp. GSA-30 harbors:
- a CDS encoding Gldg family protein: protein MVIYRFSRRARLTAALVLLVIVFILLALVGSRWMRADRIDLTSDKLYTLTGGTEQIVDSLRAPLKLTLYFSDHATADSAQLRSYEQRVREMLQEMVARSHGRIRLQIVDPVPYSDEEASAEGYGLSPVNVGNNGERVFFGLVGSTLAPGADNEADSDTRPGGKTLSIPVFDPSRETFLEYDIAKLLYELNQPSKPHIGVISSLPVQGNPLIGEEPWTVMRQIGQLFDLKTIDPSKLQRIGDDIQVLLLIHPKHLPDDAQYAIDQYVLRGGRLVVFVDPDAELDNTPFVDSNGVMDDHNSDLPRLFKAWGVQYDPQKVVLDRSRALRIELADSSALNHPAMLGLTGQELNHDDVVTASLQRVNVASVGYFDLAADAHARLVPLLQSTSDAEVVPAQRVRESSRDPATLLDDYKGDNQHYVIAARLYGGFPSAFPERSKAPGHLARSGDNAEVILVADTDLLTDRLWVSYAQNLLGQTQLSAIANNGDFITNIADNLSGSSALLSIHGHSTSQRPFTRVQALQSAADQKFLAKKQELQRELAETRSRLSELQPAKSGRAEAGTAEQKAEVEQFLQRQLEINKELRNVQHQLNAEIDALGLRLKFINIVLAPALIAIFGLLYGWRRSRRNRRRAT from the coding sequence ATGGTGATTTATCGTTTCAGTCGCCGCGCCAGGCTGACCGCCGCACTCGTGCTGCTGGTGATCGTGTTCATCCTGCTGGCGCTGGTGGGCAGTCGCTGGATGCGCGCCGATCGCATCGACCTGACCTCCGACAAGCTCTACACGCTGACCGGCGGCACCGAACAGATCGTCGATTCGCTGCGTGCACCGCTCAAGCTGACGCTGTATTTCTCCGATCACGCCACCGCTGATTCGGCGCAGCTGCGCAGTTACGAACAACGCGTGCGGGAGATGCTGCAGGAAATGGTTGCGCGCTCGCATGGCCGGATCCGGCTGCAGATCGTCGATCCGGTGCCGTATTCGGACGAGGAGGCCAGCGCGGAAGGCTACGGTCTGAGCCCGGTCAATGTCGGCAACAATGGCGAGCGTGTTTTCTTCGGTCTGGTCGGAAGTACGCTGGCGCCGGGCGCCGATAACGAAGCGGACAGCGACACGCGACCGGGTGGCAAGACCTTGTCGATTCCGGTGTTCGATCCGTCGCGCGAAACCTTCCTCGAGTACGACATCGCCAAGCTGTTGTACGAGCTCAATCAGCCGTCCAAACCGCATATCGGCGTGATCAGCAGCCTGCCGGTGCAGGGCAATCCGCTGATCGGCGAAGAGCCCTGGACGGTGATGCGCCAGATCGGCCAGCTGTTCGATCTCAAGACGATCGACCCGTCCAAGTTGCAGCGCATAGGCGATGACATCCAGGTGCTGCTGCTGATCCATCCCAAGCACCTGCCTGACGATGCGCAATATGCCATCGACCAGTACGTGCTGCGCGGCGGTCGCCTGGTGGTGTTCGTCGATCCCGACGCCGAGCTGGACAACACGCCTTTCGTCGACAGCAACGGCGTGATGGATGACCACAACTCCGACTTGCCGCGGTTGTTCAAGGCCTGGGGCGTGCAGTACGACCCGCAGAAGGTCGTGCTGGATCGCTCACGCGCATTGCGCATCGAACTGGCCGATAGCAGTGCGCTCAATCACCCGGCGATGCTGGGCCTGACCGGGCAGGAGCTGAACCACGATGACGTGGTGACCGCCAGCTTGCAACGCGTCAACGTCGCCAGCGTCGGCTATTTCGATCTGGCTGCCGATGCGCACGCGCGCCTGGTGCCATTGCTGCAGAGTACGAGCGACGCCGAGGTGGTGCCAGCGCAGCGTGTGCGCGAATCGAGCCGCGATCCGGCGACCCTGCTGGATGACTACAAGGGCGACAACCAGCATTACGTGATAGCCGCCCGCCTCTATGGCGGGTTCCCCAGCGCGTTTCCCGAGCGCTCCAAGGCGCCGGGACATCTGGCCCGGTCCGGCGACAACGCCGAGGTGATCCTGGTCGCCGACACCGATCTGCTGACCGACCGGCTATGGGTGTCCTACGCGCAGAACCTGCTGGGCCAGACGCAGCTGAGCGCGATCGCCAACAATGGCGACTTCATTACCAACATTGCCGATAACCTGAGCGGCTCGTCGGCGCTGTTGTCGATTCATGGTCACTCCACGTCGCAGCGGCCATTCACACGCGTGCAGGCGTTGCAAAGCGCGGCCGATCAGAAATTTCTTGCGAAGAAGCAGGAGCTGCAGCGTGAGCTCGCCGAAACACGCAGCCGCCTGTCCGAACTGCAGCCGGCAAAATCGGGCCGTGCCGAAGCGGGCACGGCCGAACAGAAGGCCGAGGTCGAACAGTTCCTGCAACGGCAGCTGGAAATCAACAAGGAGCTGCGTAACGTGCAGCATCAGCTCAATGCCGAAATCGATGCACTGGGGCTGCGCCTGAAGTTCATCAATATCGTGCTGGCCCCGGCCTTGATCGCCATCTTCGGGCTGCTCTATGGCTGGCGGCGCTCGCGTCGCAACCGCCGTCGCGCCACGTAA
- a CDS encoding ABC transporter permease subunit: protein MTAIGAIARRELRSYFVTPMAYVFLVIFLVLSGILTFYSGDFYERGQADLQPFFAMHPWLYLILVPALSMRMWAEEAKGGTLELLLTLPVTLVQAMLAKFFAAWLFIGLALLLTFPIWITVNYLGSPDNGVIVAGYFGSWLMAGALLAVGACLSALTRSQVVAFILTVVVCFLLILAGQPQVLDFLQGTLPRKLINGVAHLSMLRHFEAIARGVLDVRDIFYFVLSIAAWLTAGVLVLDLKRTS, encoded by the coding sequence ATGACCGCGATCGGCGCCATCGCGCGGCGTGAGCTGCGCAGCTACTTCGTTACCCCGATGGCCTATGTGTTCCTGGTCATTTTTCTGGTGCTGTCGGGCATTCTGACTTTCTATAGTGGCGATTTCTATGAGCGCGGACAGGCGGACCTGCAACCGTTCTTTGCCATGCATCCTTGGTTGTACCTGATCCTGGTCCCCGCACTATCGATGCGCATGTGGGCGGAGGAGGCCAAGGGCGGCACGCTCGAACTGCTGCTGACGCTGCCGGTCACGCTGGTGCAGGCGATGCTGGCCAAGTTCTTCGCCGCCTGGCTTTTTATCGGCCTGGCGCTGTTGCTGACGTTTCCGATCTGGATCACCGTCAACTATCTCGGCTCACCGGACAACGGCGTGATCGTTGCCGGCTACTTCGGTAGCTGGCTGATGGCGGGTGCCTTGCTGGCCGTCGGCGCCTGTCTGTCTGCCTTGACGCGCAGTCAGGTCGTCGCCTTCATCCTGACGGTCGTGGTGTGCTTTCTATTGATTCTTGCCGGGCAGCCGCAGGTACTGGATTTCCTGCAGGGAACGCTGCCGCGCAAGCTGATCAACGGGGTGGCGCACCTGAGCATGCTGCGACATTTCGAAGCGATCGCGCGGGGCGTGCTCGACGTGCGCGACATCTTCTATTTCGTACTCAGCATTGCCGCCTGGTTGACGGCTGGCGTGCTGGTGCTCGACCTCAAGCGGACGTCGTAG
- a CDS encoding ABC transporter ATP-binding protein — MIETDNLTRRYGNLTAVDALSIRAEPGQVLGLLGPNGAGKTTVMRMVAGFLAPSGGTARVCGHDVVKEPVKAKRALGYLPEGAPSYGEMTVREFLVFIMRVRGMGADQGYRRFDEVVGRLQLESVLDTCIDTLSKGLRRRVGLAQAIIHDPPVLMLDEPTDGLDPNQKHTVRQLIDAMARERTILISTHLLEEVHALCNRVVIIADGRLLADATPAELEERSRYHGAVSFSAPGSGVSQEMLGRLPQVASIEVDPLDGRITVFPRAGERILEPVESLLRQQGLEVSEIQLERGRLDEVFRQITTGTHQGARQ, encoded by the coding sequence ATGATCGAGACCGACAACCTCACCCGACGCTACGGCAACCTTACTGCGGTCGATGCACTCAGCATTCGTGCCGAACCCGGTCAGGTGCTGGGCCTGCTCGGCCCCAATGGCGCGGGCAAGACCACCGTGATGCGCATGGTCGCCGGTTTTCTCGCGCCTAGCGGCGGTACCGCACGCGTATGCGGGCATGACGTCGTCAAGGAGCCGGTGAAGGCCAAGCGTGCCCTGGGCTATCTACCCGAAGGCGCGCCGAGCTATGGCGAAATGACCGTGCGCGAGTTTCTTGTCTTCATCATGCGCGTGCGTGGCATGGGCGCGGATCAGGGATACCGTCGTTTCGACGAAGTGGTCGGCCGGCTGCAATTGGAAAGTGTGCTCGACACCTGCATCGATACCTTGTCCAAGGGTTTGCGTCGCCGCGTCGGTCTGGCTCAGGCGATCATTCACGATCCGCCGGTACTGATGCTGGACGAACCTACCGACGGCCTCGACCCCAACCAGAAACACACCGTGCGTCAGCTGATCGACGCGATGGCGCGCGAGCGCACGATTCTCATCTCCACGCACCTGCTCGAAGAAGTGCACGCGCTGTGCAATCGCGTGGTGATCATTGCCGATGGCCGCCTGCTGGCTGATGCGACGCCTGCCGAGCTGGAAGAACGTTCGCGCTACCACGGCGCTGTCTCGTTCAGCGCCCCGGGCAGTGGCGTGTCGCAAGAAATGCTTGGACGTTTGCCGCAGGTTGCCTCTATCGAGGTCGATCCCCTCGATGGGCGCATCACGGTGTTTCCGCGAGCCGGCGAGCGCATTCTCGAGCCAGTCGAAAGCCTGCTGCGCCAGCAGGGTCTGGAGGTATCGGAGATACAACTCGAGCGTGGACGTCTCGATGAAGTATTTCGGCAGATCACGACCGGCACTCACCAGGGGGCGCGCCAATGA
- a CDS encoding polyketide cyclase, with amino-acid sequence MMRVLEFIVALIIVAIVGVVVGFVMPGSGHVERSLVVGKDMRQVYDVLNNFRRFPDFSVQRQYDRNTKYDFSGKAYGPGAEMSWSSDDDKVGTGKMTIASNDPSFDKLDTQTKSAKIVWNLDSSWRGNDKHFTLQLDRQGSRNQLTKVTWSYDVDYGFNLINRYSNLYIHGDPDAFIQFSLNNLQNVLAQVPNIDYSKLIPYVEQTQPTAVLLVSTSIERKGGLDALNDAVDKATSEIQAAAKKLNVNVTGPRILFTTNYGDQTYNFDVALPISATSLNVGGQSHDLTAPKPPQLADGAAPASDSTAAAPADSATPGSTDRYGRLIVDNNVRGMLAFGGPALKGEWNGTFAGVPQTRDMLKAYSQTHGYKFDDVTNPSYDILAKPEEKKGDEVTSYARYDVYLPVTNAPEQTPEQEAGIKPPTLDDAPASSGSSPAPASTAAQPAK; translated from the coding sequence ATGATGCGTGTTCTAGAATTTATTGTTGCCCTAATCATCGTCGCCATCGTTGGCGTCGTGGTGGGCTTTGTGATGCCTGGCAGTGGCCACGTGGAACGGTCGCTGGTAGTTGGCAAGGACATGCGTCAAGTGTATGACGTGCTGAACAATTTCCGTCGCTTCCCCGATTTCTCGGTCCAGCGTCAGTACGATCGCAACACCAAATACGATTTCAGCGGCAAGGCCTATGGCCCGGGCGCCGAGATGAGCTGGTCCAGTGACGACGACAAGGTCGGCACGGGCAAGATGACCATCGCCAGCAACGATCCGAGCTTCGACAAGCTCGATACGCAGACCAAGTCCGCCAAGATCGTCTGGAACCTGGACAGCAGCTGGCGCGGCAACGACAAGCATTTCACCCTGCAGCTCGACCGCCAGGGCAGCCGCAATCAGCTGACCAAGGTCACCTGGTCCTATGACGTCGATTACGGCTTCAACCTGATCAACCGTTATTCGAACCTGTACATTCATGGCGATCCGGATGCCTTCATCCAGTTCAGCCTGAACAACTTGCAGAACGTGTTGGCCCAGGTGCCGAACATCGACTACAGCAAGTTGATTCCGTACGTCGAACAGACCCAGCCGACGGCTGTGCTGCTGGTCTCGACCTCGATCGAGCGCAAGGGCGGTCTGGACGCGTTGAACGACGCGGTCGACAAGGCCACGAGCGAGATCCAGGCTGCGGCCAAGAAGCTCAACGTCAACGTCACCGGTCCGCGCATTCTGTTCACCACGAACTACGGCGACCAGACCTACAACTTCGATGTGGCCCTGCCGATCAGCGCAACCAGCCTGAACGTCGGTGGCCAGAGCCACGACCTGACCGCACCGAAGCCGCCGCAGCTCGCCGACGGCGCAGCTCCGGCAAGCGACAGCACCGCGGCCGCTCCTGCCGATTCGGCTACGCCGGGCAGCACCGACCGTTATGGCCGTCTGATCGTCGACAACAATGTGCGTGGCATGCTCGCTTTCGGCGGCCCGGCATTGAAGGGCGAGTGGAACGGCACCTTCGCCGGCGTGCCGCAGACCCGCGACATGCTCAAGGCCTACTCGCAGACGCACGGCTACAAGTTCGACGACGTCACCAACCCGTCGTACGACATCCTGGCCAAGCCGGAAGAGAAGAAGGGCGACGAAGTCACCAGCTACGCTCGTTACGATGTCTACCTGCCGGTCACCAATGCACCGGAGCAGACCCCGGAGCAGGAAGCTGGTATCAAGCCGCCGACACTGGATGACGCACCGGCTTCGTCCGGTAGCTCGCCGGCCCCGGCCAGCACGGCGGCCCAGCCCGCCAAGTAA
- a CDS encoding response regulator transcription factor gives MISVCLVDDQNLVRQGVRSLLDLAEDIRVVAECADGAQAVQDIPRVKPDVVLLDLRMPNMSGLEVLQALSARNELPPTIILTTFDDDQLVLQGLKAGARGYLLKDVSLEQLVEAVRTVSAGGSLVAPMVTQRLLAGVGRMQNQFTSLEQPDPLTERETEILRLLSGGYSNKEIANSLKVAEGTVKNHVSNILSKLGVRDRTRAVLKALELGIV, from the coding sequence ATGATTTCCGTTTGTCTCGTTGACGACCAGAACCTTGTCCGCCAGGGCGTCCGCTCCCTGCTTGATCTGGCCGAAGATATTCGGGTGGTAGCCGAGTGCGCCGATGGTGCGCAGGCGGTGCAGGACATCCCTCGGGTCAAGCCCGACGTGGTATTGCTCGATCTGCGCATGCCCAATATGAGCGGGCTTGAAGTACTGCAGGCATTATCGGCACGCAACGAATTGCCGCCGACCATCATTCTCACCACCTTCGACGACGACCAGCTCGTGCTGCAGGGCCTCAAGGCCGGTGCACGCGGTTATCTGCTCAAGGACGTGTCGCTGGAGCAACTGGTCGAGGCGGTACGTACCGTTTCCGCCGGTGGCTCGCTGGTGGCACCGATGGTCACCCAGCGCCTTCTGGCCGGGGTGGGGCGCATGCAGAACCAGTTCACCAGCCTGGAACAGCCCGATCCGTTGACCGAGCGCGAGACGGAGATCCTGCGTCTGCTGTCCGGCGGCTACAGCAACAAGGAAATTGCCAACTCGTTGAAGGTGGCGGAGGGCACGGTGAAAAATCACGTGTCCAACATTCTCTCCAAGCTCGGCGTACGCGACCGTACGCGCGCGGTGCTCAAGGCACTCGAATTAGGCATCGTCTGA
- a CDS encoding sensor histidine kinase, producing the protein MPWHSFNHQRVLRYIGLFTYLCVGVPLLQSTWGLALVNASWSKSPIILGWVISYLVFGANYLLLTSRLDSGIRLTKVVGLVLLTGSAIAVGWFSQSGLSAMLMTVIAMVLPWQLPMVSGLAWMLAQHLLLIPIIAYYPTWTWTGAVLQVCVYMGMSVLAFFTSAIASQLVEEREVQRRLNSELRATRALLAESTRIAERMRIARELHDLIGHHLTALTLNLEVASHLSNTEASEHVRKAQATAKHLLSDVREAVSELRQDDAIDLTHALRSLVEGVPGLKVHLETPPRFSVEDPRRAQVLLRCAQEIITNTAKHADARNLWLNFAYAEDNLLGLYARDDGRGAAQFEPGNGMSGMRERLAEFGGSVTVDATGMTRGFALNIRLPLGEESSLAHAPARFEPPALSVPQGWVP; encoded by the coding sequence ATGCCATGGCACTCATTCAATCATCAGCGCGTACTGCGCTACATCGGGCTGTTCACCTACCTGTGCGTAGGGGTGCCGTTGCTGCAGAGCACCTGGGGCCTGGCCCTGGTCAACGCTTCGTGGAGCAAGAGCCCGATCATCCTGGGCTGGGTCATCAGCTATCTGGTGTTCGGTGCCAACTACCTGCTGCTGACCAGCCGGCTCGATTCGGGCATCCGCCTGACCAAAGTGGTCGGCCTGGTCTTGCTGACCGGCTCGGCGATCGCGGTGGGCTGGTTCAGTCAGAGCGGCCTGTCGGCGATGCTGATGACGGTGATCGCCATGGTGCTGCCCTGGCAGCTGCCGATGGTCTCGGGCCTGGCCTGGATGCTGGCCCAGCACCTGCTGCTGATTCCGATCATCGCCTACTACCCGACCTGGACCTGGACGGGCGCGGTGCTGCAGGTCTGCGTTTACATGGGCATGTCGGTACTGGCTTTCTTCACCTCGGCCATCGCTAGCCAGCTGGTCGAGGAGCGCGAGGTGCAGCGGCGGCTCAACTCCGAACTGAGAGCCACTCGCGCGCTGTTGGCCGAGTCGACTCGTATCGCCGAGCGCATGCGCATCGCGCGCGAATTGCATGACCTGATCGGCCACCACCTCACCGCGTTGACGCTCAATCTCGAGGTGGCCAGCCATTTGAGCAACACGGAGGCCTCCGAGCATGTACGCAAGGCGCAGGCGACCGCCAAGCATCTGTTGTCGGATGTGCGCGAGGCGGTCAGCGAATTGCGCCAGGACGATGCGATCGACCTGACCCATGCTTTGCGCAGCCTGGTCGAAGGCGTGCCCGGGCTCAAGGTCCATCTCGAGACGCCGCCTCGCTTCAGCGTCGAGGACCCGCGTCGCGCCCAGGTGCTGCTGCGCTGCGCGCAGGAGATCATCACCAATACCGCCAAGCATGCGGATGCGCGCAATCTCTGGCTGAATTTCGCCTACGCCGAGGACAACCTGCTAGGGCTGTACGCGCGTGACGACGGCCGTGGCGCGGCGCAGTTCGAGCCGGGCAATGGCATGTCGGGCATGCGCGAGCGCCTGGCGGAGTTCGGCGGCAGCGTCACCGTGGACGCCACCGGCATGACCCGTGGTTTTGCCCTCAATATCCGCCTGCCGCTGGGCGAGGAGTCGTCGCTGGCGCACGCCCCGGCTCGCTTCGAGCCACCGGCGCTATCGGTGCCCCAGGGGTGGGTCCCGTGA
- a CDS encoding GNAT family N-acetyltransferase — protein MALAIRDVREHDLDAVLALNNAAGRSILALDATRLRFFFEHADYFRVAEIDGHLAGFLIAMREGRSYDSPNYVWFGEHYQQFVYIDRIVIANAYRRHGLGRIFYCDVNSYAEVRVPLLTCEVFLEPRDDVVVLFHGTYGFQEVGQQRMGEDGPQVSLLAKDLPSYAYVRDTYLEHGGLPDVPWLAERTPFHSPDSNQRRLAGERRQ, from the coding sequence ATGGCCCTAGCCATCCGCGACGTGCGCGAGCACGACCTGGATGCCGTACTGGCGCTCAACAACGCCGCCGGCCGCTCCATCCTCGCCCTGGACGCCACAAGGCTGCGCTTCTTCTTCGAGCATGCGGACTATTTCCGTGTGGCCGAGATCGACGGACACCTGGCAGGCTTCCTGATCGCCATGCGCGAGGGCCGTTCGTACGACAGTCCCAATTACGTGTGGTTTGGCGAGCACTATCAGCAATTCGTGTATATCGACCGCATCGTGATCGCCAATGCCTATCGGCGTCATGGTCTGGGGCGCATTTTCTATTGCGACGTCAACAGCTACGCCGAAGTGCGCGTGCCGTTGCTGACCTGCGAAGTATTCCTGGAGCCCCGCGACGACGTGGTGGTGCTGTTCCACGGCACCTATGGCTTCCAGGAAGTCGGCCAGCAGCGCATGGGCGAAGACGGCCCGCAAGTCAGCCTGCTGGCCAAGGACCTGCCCAGTTACGCCTATGTGCGCGACACTTACCTGGAGCACGGCGGCCTGCCCGACGTGCCGTGGCTTGCCGAACGCACACCCTTTCACTCTCCCGACTCCAACCAGCGCCGCCTCGCCGGAGAGCGGCGCCAATGA
- the minC gene encoding septum site-determining protein MinC: MNARMDQTTSDACDLRFGQVGIACVRVKRVDAAALCDELERRVRSAPQLFSRAAVVLDLSHLLDLPDDGTVDALLEAVRSAGMLPVGLAYGTSETEALSKRMGLPLIAKFRAAYEPANGGSIAHPAAEPAATSVAAPAPQQPPAVESAGPVLGAQSHDGAVRSGQQIYARDRDLVVTGAIANGAEVIADGSIHIYGGLRGRAMAGAQGDEKARIFVSNFHAELVAIAGHYRVFEQIPKDLEGKAVQCWLDGEKLLIAKL, from the coding sequence ATGAATGCAAGAATGGATCAAACAACTTCAGACGCCTGCGATCTGCGCTTCGGCCAGGTCGGTATTGCCTGTGTACGTGTCAAGCGTGTCGATGCCGCCGCACTTTGCGACGAGCTGGAACGCCGTGTTCGCTCCGCCCCGCAGCTGTTTTCCCGCGCCGCGGTAGTGCTGGACCTCAGCCATCTGCTCGACCTGCCCGACGACGGCACGGTCGACGCCCTGCTCGAAGCCGTGCGCAGCGCCGGCATGCTGCCGGTGGGCCTGGCCTATGGGACCAGCGAAACCGAGGCGCTGTCCAAGCGCATGGGCCTGCCGCTGATCGCCAAGTTCCGCGCAGCTTACGAGCCGGCCAATGGCGGCAGCATCGCCCATCCGGCGGCCGAACCGGCCGCTACGTCCGTTGCAGCACCTGCGCCACAGCAGCCACCGGCGGTGGAATCTGCCGGCCCCGTGCTTGGGGCGCAGAGCCATGATGGCGCCGTGCGCTCAGGCCAGCAGATCTATGCACGCGACCGCGATCTGGTGGTGACCGGCGCGATCGCCAACGGCGCCGAAGTGATTGCCGACGGCAGCATCCATATCTACGGCGGCCTGCGCGGTCGCGCGATGGCTGGCGCGCAAGGCGATGAGAAGGCACGCATCTTCGTTTCCAACTTTCATGCGGAGCTGGTGGCCATCGCCGGGCACTATCGCGTATTTGAACAGATCCCGAAGGACCTTGAGGGCAAGGCCGTGCAATGCTGGCTCGATGGTGAAAAACTGCTGATCGCCAAACTTTGA
- the minD gene encoding septum site-determining protein MinD, with protein sequence MTAEIIVVTSGKGGVGKTTTSASLATGLAMAGKKVAVIDFDVGLRNLDLIMGCERRVVYDFVNVVQGEATLKQALIKDKRYETLYVLAASQTRDKDALTQEGVEKVLDGLSEEGFEYVVCDSPAGIEKGAHLAMYFADQAVVVVNPEVSSVRDSDRILGLLASKTRRAERGDGPIKQNLLLTRYNPTRVAAGEMLSVKDVEEILGISVVGVIPESENVLAASNSGVPVILNNDSFAGQAYSDTVARVLGEERPLRFIDVQKKGFLQRVFGG encoded by the coding sequence TTGACTGCTGAGATTATCGTTGTCACTTCAGGCAAAGGCGGCGTCGGCAAGACCACCACCAGCGCCTCCCTTGCCACTGGCCTGGCCATGGCCGGCAAGAAAGTCGCGGTGATCGATTTCGACGTCGGCCTGCGCAACCTGGACCTGATCATGGGTTGCGAGCGCCGTGTGGTGTATGACTTCGTCAACGTCGTGCAGGGCGAAGCCACGCTCAAGCAGGCGTTGATCAAGGACAAGCGCTACGAAACCCTGTACGTGCTCGCCGCCAGCCAGACGCGCGACAAGGATGCATTGACCCAGGAAGGGGTGGAAAAGGTGCTCGACGGCCTGTCCGAAGAAGGTTTCGAATACGTCGTCTGCGATTCGCCCGCCGGTATCGAAAAAGGCGCGCATCTGGCGATGTACTTCGCCGACCAGGCCGTGGTCGTGGTCAACCCCGAGGTCTCCTCGGTGCGCGACTCGGACCGCATTCTGGGCCTGCTTGCCAGCAAGACCCGCCGCGCCGAACGCGGCGACGGTCCGATCAAGCAGAACCTGCTGTTGACCCGCTATAACCCGACCCGTGTCGCTGCCGGCGAAATGCTCAGCGTCAAGGACGTGGAAGAAATCCTCGGCATCAGTGTCGTCGGCGTGATTCCCGAATCGGAAAACGTGCTGGCCGCCTCCAACTCGGGCGTGCCGGTCATCCTCAACAACGATTCGTTCGCCGGCCAGGCCTATAGCGACACCGTCGCGCGCGTGCTCGGCGAAGAACGTCCGCTGCGTTTCATCGACGTGCAGAAGAAGGGCTTTCTCCAGCGGGTATTCGGAGGTTGA
- the minE gene encoding cell division topological specificity factor MinE, which yields MGILDFLKRKQEPTATVAKERLRIIVAQERSTRGAPDYLPLLRNELLEVIKKYVHVDLEAININVERDSGHEILELSVALPDGKVEAKPAG from the coding sequence ATGGGTATTCTTGATTTTCTCAAGCGCAAGCAGGAGCCGACCGCCACGGTGGCAAAGGAACGCCTGCGCATCATCGTCGCGCAGGAACGTTCCACCCGCGGCGCTCCCGACTACCTGCCGCTGCTACGCAACGAGCTGCTGGAAGTCATCAAGAAATATGTCCATGTCGATCTCGAAGCCATCAACATCAATGTCGAGCGCGATAGCGGCCACGAAATCCTGGAATTGTCCGTCGCCCTGCCCGATGGCAAGGTCGAGGCCAAGCCAGCGGGTTGA
- a CDS encoding glycosyltransferase family 9 protein yields MLKLLRSSTRVNDQRRRAAQSLMRLLFGKPVTQSNEPLPTTGIYRILVCHYSHTLGNALLLTPLIQELEATYPGATIDIVTRSQIADAIYGRYFSVDRLFKLPSHSARHPRTLMRQWRAIRKNHYDLVIDPDPQSQTGRLLLLRAQGTYKLGFDSPKKSGNVTHAVPVADAPTSKGKRPVFLLRAALGKPLDAPYPVPDIRLNDEERSQGREALQRVLGTKGNGKRIIGVFANATGPKLLRKDWWTPFLEAFEAAAPAYQCVEVIPAFGRSLLDSRYPAYFSNDLRKLASVLSALDAYTSADCGIMHLSCASRTPTLGIFNTTSAEEWGPYGGHNHIVYGYDLTPADVGRKLAAMLAADGG; encoded by the coding sequence GTGCTCAAACTCCTGCGCTCCTCCACCCGCGTCAACGACCAGCGCCGCCGTGCCGCGCAGAGCCTGATGCGTCTGTTGTTCGGCAAACCGGTGACGCAGAGCAACGAGCCGTTGCCCACGACTGGTATCTACAGAATCCTCGTGTGCCATTACAGCCATACGCTGGGCAATGCGCTGCTGCTGACGCCGCTAATCCAGGAGCTCGAGGCCACCTACCCGGGCGCGACGATCGATATCGTCACGCGCAGCCAGATCGCCGATGCCATCTACGGGCGTTATTTCTCGGTGGACCGGCTGTTCAAGCTGCCCTCGCACAGCGCACGCCATCCACGCACGCTGATGCGCCAATGGCGCGCCATTCGCAAGAACCACTACGACCTGGTGATCGACCCCGATCCGCAATCGCAGACCGGGCGCCTGTTGCTGCTGCGTGCACAAGGCACGTACAAGCTGGGTTTCGATAGCCCGAAAAAAAGCGGTAACGTCACCCATGCGGTACCGGTCGCCGATGCACCGACCAGCAAAGGCAAACGCCCGGTATTTCTGCTGCGCGCGGCACTGGGCAAACCGCTCGACGCGCCCTACCCCGTTCCGGATATTCGCCTCAACGACGAGGAACGCTCTCAAGGTCGTGAAGCGCTGCAACGCGTCCTGGGTACCAAAGGCAACGGTAAGCGCATCATCGGCGTGTTCGCCAACGCCACCGGACCGAAGCTGTTGCGCAAAGACTGGTGGACACCGTTCCTGGAAGCTTTCGAAGCCGCGGCGCCGGCATATCAATGCGTGGAGGTCATCCCGGCGTTCGGGCGCTCCTTGTTGGATTCGCGCTATCCGGCCTACTTTTCCAACGACCTGCGCAAGCTGGCCAGCGTACTTTCCGCGCTCGACGCCTATACCAGCGCCGACTGCGGCATCATGCATCTGTCCTGCGCATCGCGCACACCCACGCTGGGTATCTTCAATACCACCAGCGCGGAGGAATGGGGACCGTACGGCGGACACAACCATATCGTCTACGGCTATGACCTGACGCCGGCCGACGTGGGGCGCAAGCTCGCCGCCATGCTCGCCGCCGACGGGGGCTGA